Proteins encoded in a region of the Terriglobia bacterium genome:
- a CDS encoding HigA family addiction module antidote protein — protein sequence MRREIPYPTPGEILLEEFLKPMGITQYRLAKEIGVSQRRIGEIVAGKRAVTADTGLRLSRFFGTSDSFWVGLQTDYDTAQAKDALSDVLSRIHRFEPAHV from the coding sequence ATGCGGCGTGAGATCCCTTACCCTACTCCCGGCGAAATCTTGCTGGAGGAATTTTTGAAACCGATGGGGATTACGCAATACCGGCTCGCCAAGGAAATTGGAGTGTCGCAACGGCGCATTGGAGAAATCGTCGCGGGAAAGCGGGCTGTGACGGCCGATACCGGCTTACGCCTGTCTCGCTTTTTCGGCACCAGCGACAGTTTCTGGGTCGGTTTGCAAACCGATTACGATACAGCACAAGCCAAAGACGCCCTGTCTGATGTGTTGTCGCGCATTCATCGTTTCGAGCCTGCTCATGTTTAG
- a CDS encoding type II toxin-antitoxin system RelE/ParE family toxin, producing MIVTFKCSDTEALFNGKRMARFVNIQVVALRKLAMLNRAETLADLRIPPNNKLERLKSNRRRQWSIRINDQWRLCFRFEGGHACDVEIVDYH from the coding sequence GTGATCGTGACGTTCAAGTGCTCCGACACAGAAGCCCTGTTCAACGGGAAGCGGATGGCCCGTTTTGTGAATATCCAGGTTGTGGCCTTGCGCAAGCTGGCGATGCTCAACCGGGCGGAAACGCTGGCCGATCTGCGTATTCCGCCCAACAACAAGCTGGAGCGATTGAAGAGCAATCGGCGTAGGCAATGGAGCATCCGCATCAACGATCAATGGCGCCTCTGTTTCCGCTTCGAGGGCGGCCATGCCTGTGACGTTGAGATCGTCGACTACCATTGA
- a CDS encoding nucleotidyl transferase AbiEii/AbiGii toxin family protein yields MPTESFLHERNDFKALVETVADSERINDPALVEKDYWIMHALFGLKQVGLTFELKGGTSLSKGFGVIHRFSEDIDIRIEPFDGLPVDTNPNHEKPQHVESRRQFFAKLRDKIKIPGITAVERDTTYDDETLRNAGLRLSYETRFGSIPGLKDGILLEVGFDQTAPNRAVPITSWVVQFADSKKLQYADNRALDIPCYNPEYTFVEKVQAVVRKYGQFKGTGKVPPNFLRHYYDIHQLLDVERVQKFIGTSEYLEHKKKRFKSLDHDVAKSGAFTIEDESIRRQFEAEYSKTAPLYYRGQIPLEKILVRIRQDLARL; encoded by the coding sequence ATGCCGACTGAGTCTTTTCTTCATGAGAGGAACGATTTCAAAGCGCTTGTTGAGACCGTTGCCGACAGCGAGAGAATCAATGATCCCGCTCTCGTGGAAAAGGACTACTGGATCATGCATGCCCTCTTTGGGCTTAAACAGGTGGGTCTGACGTTTGAGCTCAAAGGCGGCACTTCACTGTCCAAGGGCTTTGGGGTCATTCATCGCTTTTCCGAAGACATCGATATTCGCATCGAACCTTTTGATGGACTCCCAGTCGATACAAATCCAAATCACGAAAAGCCCCAGCACGTTGAATCGAGACGACAGTTTTTTGCCAAGCTGCGCGATAAGATCAAGATCCCGGGAATCACGGCGGTCGAGAGGGACACGACCTATGACGACGAGACGCTGAGAAATGCCGGCCTCAGGCTAAGTTACGAGACCCGCTTCGGCTCGATTCCTGGTCTTAAGGATGGAATTCTCCTGGAAGTCGGTTTTGATCAGACGGCTCCGAACCGCGCCGTTCCAATCACTTCTTGGGTCGTCCAATTCGCCGATTCCAAAAAACTTCAATATGCGGACAACCGAGCTCTCGACATCCCCTGCTATAACCCCGAATACACGTTTGTCGAAAAAGTCCAGGCGGTCGTCAGAAAATACGGCCAGTTCAAAGGCACGGGGAAAGTCCCACCGAATTTCCTGAGACATTACTACGACATCCATCAGCTTCTCGACGTCGAAAGGGTTCAGAAATTCATTGGAACCTCGGAATACTTGGAGCACAAAAAGAAGCGTTTCAAGTCTTTGGATCACGACGTCGCAAAGAGCGGAGCCTTCACCATTGAGGACGAGAGCATCCGCAGGCAATTCGAGGCCGAATATTCGAAGACGGCTCCACTTTATTATCGAGGCCAAATTCCACTGGAGAAAATCCTCGTCCGAATCCGGCAAGATCTTGCACGTCTGTAG
- a CDS encoding M61 family peptidase yields the protein MPSYLTASQRQPISLYVDASDSVRKLFHSELAIPVHPGPLTLVYPRWGIPTYEFPAALLNNIVRLKMNGNGQPLEWKRDLVDKFSFHVVVPDHVKILNVTMDVIAPANRSDLNAATAQLLVLDWYTLVLYPQGAATDGTAIAARLRLPAGWKHACAIAPVRTVDGVIEFPQTSLTVLVDSPVLSGRNFKTVELRLPSAPPVFVDIAAETPEAADLPWEWQDRLRRMIAETGALFGGYPYQQYHFLLALSDDVGNDGLEHRESSDLRMSLLSFSNEANRLAYGYLLPHEYVHSWNGKYRIPAGIVRRNFEEPQTTEMLWVYEGLTRYLNWVLAARSRILSPQEARDYVALLAAQTAHRSGREWRSLQDTAVSTNMMIESADQWQSLRRGADYYDESLFIWLEADTIIRRATQGKRSLDEFCRVFFGSSKNPPDIRPYTFEELVQAMNGVAPYDWKAFFERRLNATGVDRAPLDGLRASGWSLAYRNTPGSVQAARDKIHHTVEERFSLGFLLQEDGTIIDVVRDSAAWNAGLGPDMKVLSVNRRPWSPQVLRDAIAANGTSTAPVNLSVQNGSQRFQGDVDDHRGARYPQLERNTEQDLMGDILKSRSSLAQTP from the coding sequence TTGCCTTCATACCTAACCGCTTCACAGCGACAGCCAATTTCGCTCTATGTGGACGCCAGCGACAGCGTGCGCAAGCTATTTCATTCCGAACTCGCCATCCCAGTCCATCCCGGTCCCCTTACTTTGGTCTATCCACGATGGGGCATTCCGACGTACGAGTTCCCCGCCGCACTGCTCAACAATATCGTTCGTCTGAAGATGAACGGTAACGGCCAGCCGCTTGAGTGGAAACGCGACCTCGTGGACAAGTTTTCCTTTCATGTCGTGGTTCCAGACCACGTGAAGATTCTGAATGTCACCATGGATGTCATCGCCCCGGCCAATCGCTCCGACCTCAATGCGGCGACCGCGCAACTGTTGGTACTGGACTGGTACACACTCGTTCTTTACCCCCAGGGAGCAGCGACGGATGGAACAGCCATCGCAGCGCGGCTTAGACTTCCTGCCGGATGGAAACATGCTTGTGCAATCGCGCCAGTCCGAACCGTGGATGGTGTCATTGAATTCCCGCAAACCTCACTCACCGTATTAGTGGATTCGCCGGTTCTCTCCGGAAGAAATTTCAAAACGGTAGAGCTGCGATTGCCTTCCGCGCCGCCGGTTTTCGTTGACATTGCCGCAGAAACACCCGAGGCCGCGGACCTTCCCTGGGAGTGGCAAGACAGGCTTCGCCGGATGATAGCGGAGACGGGTGCGCTGTTCGGCGGATATCCTTATCAGCAGTACCACTTTCTGCTCGCACTCAGCGATGACGTGGGCAACGACGGGCTCGAACACCGCGAATCCAGCGACCTTCGCATGAGCCTTCTTTCTTTTTCAAACGAGGCAAACCGTCTCGCGTACGGCTATTTGTTGCCCCACGAGTATGTCCATTCCTGGAACGGCAAGTACAGGATTCCGGCTGGCATCGTCAGGCGCAACTTCGAGGAACCACAAACCACCGAAATGTTGTGGGTTTATGAAGGGCTCACGCGATATTTGAATTGGGTCTTGGCGGCTCGATCGAGGATCCTGAGTCCGCAGGAAGCACGCGATTATGTCGCCTTGCTCGCTGCCCAAACGGCTCACCGCTCGGGGCGTGAATGGCGATCTCTGCAGGACACCGCCGTCTCGACGAACATGATGATCGAGTCCGCCGACCAGTGGCAGTCCTTGCGCCGCGGAGCGGATTACTACGACGAGTCGCTCTTCATCTGGCTGGAAGCGGACACGATCATCCGGCGCGCGACGCAGGGAAAGCGTTCGCTGGACGAGTTTTGCCGTGTTTTTTTTGGCTCGTCGAAGAATCCTCCTGACATCAGGCCCTATACGTTCGAGGAACTTGTTCAGGCCATGAATGGCGTCGCTCCCTACGATTGGAAAGCATTTTTTGAGAGACGGTTGAACGCCACCGGTGTGGACCGCGCCCCGCTCGACGGACTGCGTGCAAGCGGATGGAGCCTGGCATATCGGAACACCCCTGGCTCCGTTCAGGCGGCGAGAGACAAGATTCATCACACCGTCGAAGAGCGGTTTTCCCTGGGATTCCTCTTGCAAGAGGATGGCACGATTATTGATGTTGTCCGCGACTCCGCAGCGTGGAATGCCGGACTGGGGCCAGACATGAAAGTGCTGAGTGTAAACCGGCGTCCCTGGTCTCCGCAAGTATTGCGAGATGCCATCGCCGCGAATGGCACCTCGACGGCACCCGTAAATCTCTCTGTGCAAAACGGATCGCAGAGATTCCAAGGGGATGTGGACGATCACCGAGGAGCGAGGTATCCACAATTGGAGCGAAACACAGAGCAGGACCTTATGGGAGATATTCTCAAGTCCAGGAGCTCGCTCGCGCAAACCCCGTAA